In the genome of Quercus robur chromosome 3, dhQueRobu3.1, whole genome shotgun sequence, one region contains:
- the LOC126719535 gene encoding uncharacterized protein LOC126719535 yields the protein MVNLFRRFIADTDRCTVCNAQPEDILHAVWGCEALENVWSQLSWARSSVAIPPGDFSNLFAHFLQDFLNAQDPNPISTQLPTSVQWRPPEPNQYKANFDGAVFQSTNSAALGVVIRDWQGAVIGALSVRIPLPQTVAEVEILACCKAVSFALELSLREVVFEGDVVGVINAIKSGTAEHFSFGHIIDDIYHSSSHLNRCDFCFVNCSCNKVADPLAKKAKEGNDFKVWLEDISTDLAPLVASDVA from the exons ATGGTCAACTTGTTCCGTCGATTTATAGCTGATACTGACAGATGCACGGTCTGTAATGCCCAACCCGAAGATATTCTCCATGCTGTGTGGGGATGTGAGGCACTGGAGAATGTGTGGAGCCAACTAAGCTGGGCCCGTAGCTCAGTTGCAATCCCCCCAGGGGATTTTTCTAATCTGTTTGCTCATTTTTTGCAG GACTTCCTCAATGCCCAAGATCCGAACCCAATTTCCACTCAACTGCCGACTTCAGTTCAGTGGCGTCCTCCTGAGCCAAATCAATACAAAGCTAACTTCGATGGTGCAGTTTTCCAGAGCACAAATTCTGCAGCTCTCGGCGTGGTGATACGAGACTGGCAAGGTGCTGTCATAGGTGCTCTGTCAGTGCGTATTCCCCTCCCACAAACAGTAGCTGAGGTCGAAATCCTTGCATGTTGCAAGGCAGTTAGTTTCGCTTTGGAATTGAGTCTTCGTGAGGTGGTTTTTGAAGGTGATGTTGTTGGGGTTATCAATGCTATCAAGTCTGGAACGGCTGAACATTTTTCTTTCGGTCATATCATTGACGATATTTACCATTCGTCTTCTCATTTGAATCgatgtgatttttgttttgttaattgTTCTTGCAATAAGGTTGCCGATCCTTTggcaaagaaagcaaaagaggGGAATGATTTTAAGGTCTGGTTGGAAGATATATCTACAGACCTTGCCCCCCTGGTTGCTTCTGATGTTGCTTAA